One Carassius gibelio isolate Cgi1373 ecotype wild population from Czech Republic chromosome B18, carGib1.2-hapl.c, whole genome shotgun sequence DNA segment encodes these proteins:
- the LOC127977371 gene encoding extracellular calcium-sensing receptor-like translates to MFQDGDLLIGGLFEIQRYLKVFPELSFRTEPKLPRCELFYMTSFQQALTMVFAINEINNNPNLLPNITLGYQIYDNCLRLGVAFRGATALVSGTEETISDLNCKGPPPVIGIIGDPGSTHSIAISSVLGLFRLPMISYYATCSCLSDRKKYPSFFRTIPSDTFQVRAMVQILKHFGWTWVGLIYSDNDYGIYAAQSFHQEMQQFGYCVAFSEILPNNNNPIDIQRIMGMIQSSTARVVVVFSASSLLIPLMNEVVLQNITGRQWIASEAWATSPVFRTPRFQPFLGGTMGIAIRRGEIEGLHDFLLCIRPNNDQSNDIVKIFWENIFGCSFEIKVKETDGEQVKKVCTGQEDLSTTNTPFTDVSGLRASYNVYKAIYALAHALHDLMQCEEGRGPFSENRCGDITNLKPWQLVHYLQKVNFTTGFGDHVSFDKNGDALAIYDVLNWQPSADGSIKLHNVGVVNEGVATGMVVTLDKDAFYWNFETTKSVCSESCPPGTRQATRKGLPLCCFDCLPCGDGEISNTTDSIECTTCPDEFWSNPDKDQCVPKEIEFLSYEDSLGISLTTASLLGTFICALVMIIFAHHRNTPIVRANNSELSFLLLLSLKLCFLCVLLFIGQPQLWTCQLRHAVFGISFVLCISSILVKTMVVIAVFKSSRPEGKGAMKWFGAAQQRCTVLVLTALQVVNCAVWLSTASPTPHKNNQYTHSKIVYECAIGSVAGFSMLLGYIGLLAAVSLLLAFLSRNLPDNFNEAKLITFSMLIFCAVWIAFVPAYVSSPGKYAVAVEIFAILASSFGLLVAIFAPKCYIILLHPEKNTKKAIMRREVQNK, encoded by the exons ATGTTCCAGGATGGAGACCTTCTAATTGGTGGTTTGTTTGAGATTCAGAGGTACCTCAAAGTATTCCCTGAGCTGAGCTTCAGAACAGAGCCAAAACTACCACGATGTGAGCT CTTCTATATGACAAGCTTCCAGCAGGCACTAACAATGGTTTTTGCTATCAATGAGATTAATAACAATCCTAACCTGCTGCCTAACATCACACTTGGTTACCAAATCTATGACAACTGTTTAAGGCTTGGAGTGGCATTCCGTGGTGCTACAGCTCTGGTTAGTGGGACAGAGGAGACCATCTCTGACCTCAACTGCAAAGGCCCACCACCGGTGATTGGAATCATAGGTGATCCAGGCTCTACTCATTCCATTGCAATTTCCAGTGTCCTGGGGCTTTTTCGACTCCCTATG ATTAGCTACTATGCAACCTGCTCTTGTTTGAGTGACAGAAAAAAGTACCCCTCGTTCTTCAGAACAATCCCCAGTGATACCTTCCAAGTTCGGGCTATGGTTCAGATCTTGAAGCATTTTGGATGGACCTGGGTTGGTCTCATCTACAGTGATAATGACTATGGCATCTATGCTGCTCAGTCATTCCATCAGGAAATGCAACAATTTGGATATTGTGTTGCTTTTTCTGAAATCTTGCCCAACAATAACAACCCCATAGATATTCAGCGCATAATGGGAATGATTCAGTCCTCTACAGCTAGAGTGGTGGTTGTTTTTTCTGCTTCATCCTTACTGATACCTTTGATGAATGAAgtggtgttgcagaacataacaGGCAGGCAGTGGATTGCAAGTGAAGCTTGGGCCACTTCACCTGTATTTCGCACACCACGTTTCCAGCCATTCTTGGGGGGCACAATGGGCATTGCTATCAGGCGTGGAGAGATCGAGGGGCTTCATGACTTTCTGTTATGTATTCGACCCAACAATGATCAAAGTAATGATATAGTGAAAATCTTCTGGGAGAACATATTTGGGTGCAGTTTTGAAATTAAGGTTAAAGAAACTGATGGAGAGCAAGTCAAAAAGGTGTGTACAGGACAGGAGGATCTGAGCACAACAAACACACCATTCACTGATGTTTCAGGATTAAGGGCATCGTATAATGTATATAAGGCAATTTATGCCCTGGCACATGCACTTCATGATCTGATGCAGTGTGAGGAGGGAAGAGGACCATTCAGTGAGAACAGATGTGGTGACATAACCAACCTGAAGCCGTGGCAG CTGGTTCACTACCTACAGAAAGTGAACTTCACCACAGGCTTTGGGGATCATGTGTCATTTGATAAAAATGGAGATGCTCTGGCCATCTATGATGTGTTGAACTGGCAGCCAAGTGCTGATGGATCAATAAAGCTCCACAATGTCGGTGTAGTAAATGAAGGTGTGGCAACAGGGATGGTTGTTACACTCGACAAGGATGCATTTTACTGGAATTTTGAAACAACAAAA TCAGTATGCAGTGAGAGTTGCCCCCCAGGAACCAGACAAGCCACAAGAAAGGGCCTTCCTCTCTGCTGTTTTGACTGCTTGCCATGTGGAGATGGAGAGATTTCTAATACAACAG ATTCTATTGAGTGCACAACATGTCCAGATGAGTTTTGGTCTAATCCAGATAAGGATCAGTGTGTCCCCAAAGAAATAGAGTTTCTATCCTATGAGGATTCTCTGGGCATCTCTCTCACCACTGCTTCCCTGCTTGGCACCTTCATCTGTGCTCTTGTGATGATCATCTTTGCTCATCACCGTAACACTCCCATAGTACGAGCCAACAATTCAGAGCTTAGCTTTCTGCTGCTGTTGTCACTCAAACTATGTTTCCTGTGTGTGCTACTGTTTATTGGCCAGCCGCAGTTGTGGACATGTCAGTTAAGACATGCTGTGTTTGGTATAAGCTTTGTCCTGTGTATCTCCAGCATCCTGGTCAAGACTATGGTGGTAATAGCCGTATTCAAGTCATCACGACCAGAGGGCAAAGGAGCAATGAAATGGTTTGGAGCAGCTCAACAAAGATGCACAGTTCTGGTCCTAACAGCCCTCCAGGTTGTGAACTGTGCAGTCTGGCTATCAACTGCCTCTCCAACACCCCATAAAAACAACCAGTATACTCACTCTAAAATAGTTTATGAATGTGCCATTGGCTCAGTGGCCGGATTTTCTATGCTGCTGGGATATATTGGACTGTTGGCAGCAGTAAGCTTGCTGTTAGCCTTCCTTTCAAGAAATCTTCCAGATAATTTTAATGAAGCCAAGTTAATCACTTTTAGCATGTTAATCTTCTGTGCTGTATGGATTGCATTTGTTCCAGCATATGTGAGTTCACCAGGAAAATATGCAGTTGCTGTTGAAATATTTGCCATCCTTGCTTCAAGTTTTGGATTACTGGTGGCCATATTTGCCCCAAAGTGCTACATCATCCTTTTACATCcagagaaaaacacaaaaaaagccaTCATGAGAAGAGAAgtacaaaataaatag